One window from the genome of Paramisgurnus dabryanus chromosome 24, PD_genome_1.1, whole genome shotgun sequence encodes:
- the LOC135741178 gene encoding uncharacterized protein, whose product MLSLRASGEEGLKKEDVDVVCCESSTQELSLTLLCYTESKPTDDESTDQTSTESLDSVCNAGEQQQILQTKLKMCSVKLIDCKNLMMEIKTEPTEDEDHTDEDDNDFITSDDRNNSCSKGEITSSTSEKRLTAQTLSSQRHLERHERKHTEQKLFTRSEISFTTIQEKKLHSEEHTDKKKKQFQCEQCGKVCVSSSSLNVHMRTHSGEKPFNCTQCGYCFSNKGNLDVHKRIHTGEKTYKCPHCEKRFIRKNQLLRHMRSHTNERPYQCSECGKSFRDSGCLKSHQKIHSDEKLYQCSHCDKRFRHQFQLIPHERTHTGEKPYLCSHCGKSFSTPSSISVHLRLHTGEKPHLCNVCGKSFRRLDVFRKHQRTHTGEKHYKCSQCDKIFARSDVLKIHERLHTGEKPYQCSICGERFAQLGSFKPHQKKHAKEQTTLALHLSLEKAE is encoded by the exons ATGTTAAGTCTAAGGGCAAGTGGAGAAGAAGGACTGAAAAAAGAG GATGTGGATGTGGTTTGTTGTGAATCTTCCACACAGGAACTCAGTCTGACTTTACTCTGTTATACTGAGTCTAAGCCCACAGATGATGAATCTactgatcaaacctccacagagtctctggattctgtctgtaacgctggagaacagcagcagatcctgcagaccaaactcaagatgtgttcagttaaaCTCATCGACTGCAAGAACCTCATGATGGAGATCAAAACTGAACCTACAGAAGATGAAGATCACACTGATGAAGACGATAATGATTTTATAACTTcag ATGATAGAAATAACTCCTGTTCTAAGGGAGAAATAACCTCCTCAACATCAGAAAAGCGACTGACggcacaaactctttcctcacagagacatttagagagacatgagagaaaacacacagaacagaaactcttcaccagatctgagatcagctttactaccatacaagagaagaaacttcattcagaagagCACACAgacaagaagaagaagcagtttCAATGTGAGCAGTGCGGGAAGGTTTGTGTCTCTTCTTCTAGTCTGAACGTtcacatgaggacacacagtggtgaaaaacctttcaactGCACTCAATGTGGCTATTGCTTCAGCAACAAAGGAAATCTTGATGTTCATAAGAGaattcacacaggagaaaaaACATACAAGTGTCCTCACTGTGAGAAGAGATTTATCCGCAAAAATCAACTACTAAGACACATGCGTTCACACACCAATGAAAGACCGTATCAGTGCAGTGAATGTGGAAAAAGCTTCAGGGATTCAGGTTGTCTAAAGTCACACCAAAAAATACATTCTGATGAGAAACTCTATCAATGTTCACACTGCGATAAACGTTTTCGTCATCAATTTCAGCTAATACCCCATGAAAGaactcacactggagagaaaccgtaCCTCTGCTCTCAttgtggaaagagcttctctACTCCAAGTTCTATTAGTGTTCATCTAAGacttcatactggagagaaacctcatctgtgtaatgtttgtgggaagagtttcagAAGACTTGACGTTTTTAGGAaacaccagagaactcatactGGAGAAAAGcattacaaatgctctcagtgtgataAGATATTTGCTCGTTCAGATGTCCTGAAAATCCATGAAAGacttcatactggagagaaaccttaccaGTGCTCAATCTGTGGAGAAAGATTTGCTCAGTTAGGCAGTTTTAAACCTCACCAGAAGAAACATGCGAAAGAACAAACTACACTGGCATTGCACCTCAGTCTGGAAAAGGCGGAGTAA